One Polaribacter sp. KT25b DNA segment encodes these proteins:
- a CDS encoding pseudouridine synthase, translating into MKHFQYFKTDISEVQLPEKFTFPFYYEPHSLAKIAAEEIQEYLESQTDFEHNFGLKKNQTDLPIGKMFGVLIVQNKENEIGYLAAFSGKLADKSLPEKFVPPVFNMRTEGSFYIKGELEIDEINAQLTQLKNNEQYLTLKKSFKKLSESIAKDLENQRKKMKLSKSDRKLQKKKAISILSDLEFKNLTKKLMQESYNDQFFYKELVEYYDDKLEKNGKEFLVFENRIAALKKERKEKSNYLQQTLFSKYAFLNQQKELKNLLDIFNDPAIKPPAGSGECSAPKLLNYAFANDLKPISMAEFWWGISPNSAVRKHKNYYPACQSRCKPILTHMLQGLEMDDNLLLENLSEKQELKIIYEDDVLIVVNKPAEFLSVPGKEITDSVYSRIKEKYPTATGPLIVHRLDMSTSGILLLTKTKEANKILQSQFINRTVKKRYVALLDGNLTENSGKIKLPLRVDLDDRPKQLVDFVHGKNAETDWKIIQRENGKTRVYFYPITGRTHQLRVHAAHKNGLNTPIIGDDLYGKKVNRLHLHAEFIEFFHPSTGEKMNFTVDPEF; encoded by the coding sequence TTGAAACATTTCCAATATTTTAAAACTGATATTTCTGAGGTTCAGCTTCCAGAAAAATTTACATTTCCTTTTTATTACGAACCACATTCTTTGGCTAAAATTGCTGCAGAAGAAATTCAAGAATATTTAGAATCTCAAACTGATTTTGAACATAATTTTGGATTAAAAAAAAATCAAACGGATTTACCAATCGGAAAAATGTTTGGTGTTTTAATTGTGCAAAACAAGGAAAATGAAATTGGATATTTAGCAGCCTTTTCAGGAAAACTAGCGGATAAAAGTTTACCAGAAAAATTTGTTCCGCCTGTTTTTAATATGAGAACAGAAGGCAGTTTTTATATAAAAGGGGAACTTGAAATTGATGAAATAAATGCGCAATTAACTCAATTAAAAAATAACGAACAATATTTAACTTTAAAAAAATCGTTTAAAAAATTGAGTGAATCAATTGCTAAAGATTTAGAAAACCAAAGAAAGAAAATGAAACTTTCTAAATCTGATAGAAAACTTCAAAAGAAAAAAGCAATCTCAATATTAAGTGATTTAGAATTTAAAAATCTCACCAAAAAATTAATGCAAGAAAGTTATAATGATCAATTTTTCTACAAAGAATTAGTTGAATATTATGATGACAAACTAGAAAAAAACGGAAAAGAATTCCTTGTTTTTGAAAACAGAATTGCAGCGTTAAAAAAAGAAAGAAAGGAAAAATCAAACTATTTACAGCAAACATTATTTAGTAAATATGCATTTTTAAATCAGCAAAAAGAATTAAAAAACTTATTAGATATTTTTAATGATCCAGCAATAAAACCTCCTGCAGGCTCAGGGGAATGTTCTGCTCCAAAATTATTAAATTATGCTTTTGCTAATGATTTAAAACCTATTTCTATGGCAGAATTTTGGTGGGGAATTTCGCCAAACTCAGCCGTTAGAAAACACAAAAACTATTATCCTGCTTGCCAAAGTAGATGCAAACCAATTTTAACACACATGTTGCAAGGTCTTGAAATGGATGATAATTTATTGTTAGAAAATTTATCAGAAAAACAAGAACTTAAAATCATTTATGAAGATGACGTTTTAATTGTTGTAAACAAACCTGCCGAATTTTTATCTGTTCCTGGTAAAGAAATTACAGACTCGGTTTATAGTAGAATTAAAGAAAAATATCCAACTGCAACTGGCCCTTTAATTGTGCATCGTTTAGACATGTCTACTTCTGGCATTTTACTTTTAACCAAAACGAAAGAAGCTAATAAAATTTTACAAAGTCAGTTTATAAATAGAACCGTTAAAAAACGATATGTTGCCTTATTAGATGGAAATTTAACTGAAAATAGCGGAAAAATAAAACTTCCTTTAAGAGTAGATTTAGACGACAGACCTAAACAATTGGTAGATTTTGTGCACGGCAAAAATGCTGAAACAGATTGGAAAATCATCCAAAGAGAAAACGGAAAAACACGCGTTTATTTTTATCCAATTACAGGAAGAACGCATCAATTAAGAGTACACGCTGCGCATAAAAACGGATTAAACACTCCAATTATTGGTGATGATTTGTATGGAAAAAAAGTAAACAGATTACATCTTCATGCCGAATTTATTGAGTTTTTTCATCCATCAACAGGTGAAAAAATGAATTTTACTGTTGACCCTGAATTTTAA
- a CDS encoding potassium/proton antiporter, giving the protein MNLTIENILLVGSLLLLVSIFAGKTSYKFGVPTLLLFLGIGMLAGSDGIGGIRFDDPKTAQFIGIVSLNFILFSGGLDTNWTAVKPILKEGIMLSTVGVLLTAVSLGTFVWFVTDFTIYESLLLGSIVSSTDAAAVFSILRSKNLALKTNLRPTLELESGSNDPMAYVLTIAFLTLVIHQDQSFMSIIPMFLQQMILGGIAGISFGFSSKYIINKIKLDFEGLYPVLVITLMFITFSATDFIGGNGFLAIYICAVYLGNQDLIHKKTILKMFDGLAWLMQIVLFLTLGLLVFPSEIIPYMGIGLLISVFLILVARPIGVFISLLFFKMRMKRRFYISWVGLRGAVPIVFATYPLLAGIDKANMIFNIVFFISVTSILIQGTTLSLVAKWLDVGLPETLKKLSPTDMLMAENPKAEMKELLITPDCFAVDKKIVELGFPKNAIIAMIKRDESYIIPNGLTIINAQDTLIVLADRPHIFDEVYKTLKNK; this is encoded by the coding sequence ATGAATTTAACGATTGAAAACATACTACTTGTTGGCTCTTTATTACTTCTTGTAAGTATTTTTGCTGGTAAAACTTCTTATAAGTTTGGCGTTCCTACTCTTCTACTCTTTTTAGGAATTGGCATGTTGGCTGGTTCTGATGGTATTGGAGGTATTCGTTTTGATGATCCAAAAACTGCTCAATTTATAGGAATTGTATCTCTAAATTTTATCTTGTTTTCTGGTGGACTTGACACGAACTGGACAGCTGTAAAACCAATTCTTAAAGAAGGAATTATGCTATCAACAGTAGGTGTTTTATTAACCGCAGTTTCATTAGGAACTTTTGTTTGGTTTGTTACAGATTTTACTATTTATGAAAGTTTACTTTTAGGCTCAATTGTATCATCAACAGATGCAGCAGCCGTATTTTCTATTTTGCGTTCTAAAAATTTAGCTTTAAAAACGAATCTAAGACCAACATTAGAGTTAGAAAGCGGAAGTAACGACCCGATGGCGTATGTACTTACGATTGCCTTTTTAACACTGGTAATTCATCAAGATCAAAGTTTTATGTCTATAATTCCTATGTTTTTACAACAGATGATTTTAGGCGGAATTGCAGGTATTTCTTTTGGATTTTCTAGTAAATATATTATCAATAAAATAAAATTAGACTTTGAAGGTCTTTATCCTGTTTTAGTAATTACTTTGATGTTTATCACATTTTCAGCAACAGATTTTATTGGTGGAAACGGATTTCTTGCTATTTATATTTGTGCAGTTTATTTAGGAAATCAAGATCTAATTCATAAAAAAACCATTTTAAAAATGTTCGATGGTTTGGCGTGGCTAATGCAAATTGTGTTATTCCTTACTTTAGGATTACTTGTTTTTCCTTCTGAAATTATTCCTTACATGGGAATTGGACTACTTATTTCTGTATTTCTAATTCTTGTTGCCAGACCAATTGGTGTATTTATTAGTCTTCTATTTTTTAAAATGAGAATGAAAAGAAGGTTTTATATTTCTTGGGTTGGTTTGCGTGGAGCAGTTCCTATTGTGTTTGCAACGTATCCGCTTTTAGCAGGAATTGACAAAGCAAATATGATTTTTAATATTGTGTTTTTTATTTCAGTTACCTCCATATTAATTCAGGGAACTACACTTTCACTTGTTGCAAAATGGTTAGATGTAGGATTGCCAGAAACACTAAAAAAACTATCTCCAACAGATATGTTAATGGCAGAAAATCCGAAAGCAGAAATGAAAGAACTTTTAATAACTCCAGATTGTTTTGCTGTAGACAAAAAAATAGTAGAATTAGGCTTTCCGAAAAATGCAATTATAGCAATGATTAAAAGAGATGAAAGCTATATAATTCCAAATGGTTTAACAATAATTAACGCACAAGACACACTAATTGTACTTGCAGACAGACCTCATATCTTTGATGAAGTTTACAAAACACTTAAAAACAAGTAG